From the genome of Sphingobacterium kitahiroshimense, one region includes:
- a CDS encoding cytochrome-c peroxidase: MKKSIIISLLTLGVVLSSFVYSHQEELRQSYARPVHEWPSPTIDPGVKWAEFKSLPKIDSNYFSLMERPDVKLGKLLFFDPILSGSNQISCSSCHNPQTSWADKLTVSIGNDHLEGKRNTISLLNVYARKALFWDGRAGSLEEQALGPIEAIHEMNMDLTQLIPKLKAIPAYNKLFKAAFDEEDYSMPEVLKALAAFQRTLTSRRSRFDEFLDGNYKVLTDQEIRGLHLFRTKARCMNCHSGQFFTDNLYHNIGLTYYKRKFEDLGRYEVTKDPNDIGRFQTPSLRDIMNTDPWMHNGLFWNMTGLLNLYNSGMQMNSATAEQKAKDPLYPVTDLLMQPLQLSKSEIKDIEAFLHAITATSYRMRRPESLPR; encoded by the coding sequence ATGAAAAAAAGTATTATAATAAGTCTATTGACATTGGGCGTTGTATTATCCTCCTTTGTATATTCACACCAGGAGGAGCTACGTCAGTCTTACGCACGTCCAGTGCATGAATGGCCTAGTCCGACAATTGATCCAGGCGTAAAGTGGGCTGAATTCAAGTCACTCCCAAAAATTGATTCGAATTATTTTTCATTAATGGAGCGCCCTGATGTCAAACTGGGCAAGTTATTATTTTTTGATCCCATCCTATCAGGGAGCAACCAAATATCATGCAGCAGTTGTCATAATCCGCAAACTTCTTGGGCAGATAAATTGACAGTCTCGATCGGCAATGATCATCTTGAAGGAAAGCGGAACACAATTTCATTATTAAATGTCTATGCCCGTAAGGCGCTATTTTGGGATGGCAGGGCCGGCTCTCTGGAAGAGCAGGCTTTAGGTCCTATTGAGGCTATTCATGAGATGAACATGGATCTCACCCAACTTATCCCCAAACTGAAAGCTATTCCGGCCTACAACAAACTTTTTAAAGCCGCATTTGACGAAGAGGATTATTCGATGCCTGAAGTTTTGAAGGCTCTGGCTGCATTTCAACGTACACTAACCAGCAGAAGAAGCCGTTTTGACGAATTTTTAGATGGGAACTATAAGGTATTGACCGATCAGGAGATTCGTGGGTTGCACCTCTTTCGAACAAAAGCTCGCTGCATGAACTGTCACAGTGGACAGTTTTTTACGGACAACCTATACCACAATATCGGTCTTACTTATTACAAACGGAAATTTGAGGATCTGGGTCGTTATGAAGTCACCAAAGACCCCAACGATATCGGCCGTTTTCAAACCCCTTCGCTTCGTGATATTATGAATACAGATCCGTGGATGCATAATGGATTATTTTGGAACATGACAGGGTTGTTGAATTTGTACAACAGCGGTATGCAGATGAATTCAGCCACTGCTGAGCAAAAAGCGAAAGATCCGCTTTACCCGGTTACTGATCTACTGATGCAACCACTCCAGCTGAGTAAATCAGAAATCAAAGATATTGAAGCTTTTTTACATGCTATTACAGCCACCAGTTATCGTATGCGTCGTCCAGAAAGCCTACCGAGATAA
- a CDS encoding DUF6850 family outer membrane beta-barrel protein translates to MRYFSLFILLCFCSLAHAQQNYHSDSLLWSKSGEQKMQYLFGHSVLLQDTARQNFGDVTVYYDSRNQNYRTSQMAQKTTVAAFEARGISYLSDKIVVSGAFRYAKTWEDSLAYFLGGLDDSSIPGYFYTPKAGKFERQTYDAQAHLGYKIDQQWQADLQVNYTHHWSTRSVDPRMEHYSMKFLLKPSISYVTRSQQHFSVSGIWGYGKAQTDITYKNSRLNNGAFLPEYHHFTSFGYGYTKQLDSTSLRQYDQYRGLELAGTWIQPSWTLYWSAGYIKRNNENTNDVRHMQNYHVKQTFDLDQIDLDLLFTDKRINGNLVRFNLKSTSGHDGVYHKGKNYFLNRWNMGLLYSKAFASASTSPKEAGISVQSAYDKRDDALTEHLAEHSWIDLAVPLSWSKIGKSADRFRLQLTPSYRFVLTNSLQVPESQINSYTRGIAYPEFYYYDADIFALQTKLSYLTSKIFNTTKTAFFIDLRFESASKLKTVLEESQAFRGQNTNWRMGVNFYL, encoded by the coding sequence ATGCGATATTTTAGCCTTTTCATCTTGCTCTGTTTTTGTTCTTTGGCACATGCCCAACAGAATTATCATTCAGATTCATTGCTTTGGAGCAAATCCGGCGAACAAAAGATGCAGTATCTTTTTGGTCACAGCGTTTTATTACAGGATACCGCGCGGCAAAATTTTGGAGACGTGACAGTCTATTATGACAGTAGAAATCAGAACTATCGCACCAGTCAGATGGCCCAAAAAACCACTGTAGCGGCGTTTGAGGCCCGAGGAATCAGCTATCTATCGGATAAGATTGTAGTTTCTGGCGCATTTCGTTATGCAAAAACCTGGGAAGATAGCCTTGCTTATTTTTTAGGCGGTCTGGATGACAGCAGCATTCCGGGTTATTTTTATACACCTAAAGCCGGAAAATTTGAACGTCAGACTTACGATGCACAGGCACATCTGGGATACAAAATAGATCAACAATGGCAGGCTGATCTACAGGTCAATTATACCCATCATTGGTCCACGCGCTCGGTTGATCCAAGAATGGAACACTATAGCATGAAATTTTTGCTAAAACCCAGTATTTCGTATGTCACCCGAAGTCAGCAGCATTTTTCTGTTTCCGGTATTTGGGGATACGGCAAGGCGCAGACCGATATCACTTATAAAAACAGTAGGCTGAATAATGGAGCTTTCCTGCCGGAGTATCATCATTTTACAAGTTTTGGCTACGGCTATACCAAACAACTTGATTCTACCTCACTTCGGCAATACGATCAATATCGCGGATTAGAATTAGCTGGTACATGGATCCAACCGAGCTGGACATTGTATTGGTCAGCAGGCTATATAAAGCGTAACAATGAAAACACCAATGATGTCCGTCACATGCAGAATTACCATGTTAAACAAACATTCGACCTGGACCAAATTGACTTAGACTTGCTCTTCACGGACAAGCGGATCAACGGCAACCTGGTACGCTTCAACCTAAAAAGCACAAGCGGTCATGATGGTGTTTATCATAAAGGCAAAAATTACTTCTTAAACCGATGGAACATGGGGTTATTGTACAGTAAAGCATTTGCTTCAGCGTCAACATCGCCCAAAGAGGCTGGAATCTCGGTACAAAGTGCGTACGACAAACGTGACGATGCGCTAACCGAACATCTCGCTGAACACAGCTGGATTGATCTGGCAGTACCCCTATCGTGGTCCAAAATAGGAAAGTCTGCAGACCGCTTTCGACTGCAGTTAACGCCCTCCTACCGATTTGTCTTAACAAATAGCCTCCAAGTTCCAGAGAGCCAGATCAATTCGTACACACGAGGTATTGCTTATCCTGAATTTTATTATTATGATGCCGATATCTTTGCGTTACAGACAAAACTATCCTATCTGACAAGCAAGATATTCAACACAACAAAAACGGCGTTTTTTATCGATCTTCGATTTGAATCTGCCTCCAAATTAAAAACAGTCCTTGAGGAGAGTCAGGCTTTCAGAGGTCAAAATACAAATTGGCGCATGGGTGTCAACTTCTATTTGTAA
- a CDS encoding DUF4876 domain-containing protein, which produces MVFASITPGSYDVSAVLVVSAQEYTQKTGIYTEEEVTFNGALDRLDVSSDTEQQLDLAIGKVGNWVFKQIYYAGSDVVKGATFRDQFLEIYNNSNAVMYADSLYIGQVEGKNNNNSGPYFLSGSNQYDWTQSLGITVGAGLDANKDYVYANSVFMVPSDGTGKKYPVQPGQSIIIAATAVDHTASYADNSNTNVNITDPNLTVNLSKADFETNLVAYLGGTPYKYDIDNPNVPNMDVTYFISGNEMILKANGRDAFILFKANQNLPAVKSLPTVATPDQREITAATKKLLQIPVSYIDDAVEVMHPTESQRIPKRLPAALDAVRTFVPAGQYSSQSLVRKTLKTVNGRRILKDTNNSSEDFGYLNKADASKSGSSFID; this is translated from the coding sequence GTGGTCTTTGCCAGCATAACTCCTGGCTCTTACGATGTATCTGCTGTGCTTGTGGTCAGCGCACAGGAATACACGCAAAAAACAGGAATTTATACGGAAGAAGAGGTGACATTCAACGGCGCTTTAGACCGACTGGACGTCAGTTCAGATACCGAGCAGCAGCTTGACCTCGCCATTGGTAAAGTCGGCAATTGGGTCTTTAAGCAAATCTATTATGCAGGATCAGATGTCGTAAAAGGCGCAACTTTCAGGGATCAATTTTTGGAAATTTACAACAATTCCAATGCCGTAATGTATGCCGACAGCCTTTATATTGGCCAGGTAGAAGGAAAAAACAACAACAATAGCGGACCATATTTTCTCTCGGGCAGCAATCAGTACGACTGGACCCAATCACTTGGCATTACTGTTGGTGCCGGACTGGATGCCAATAAAGACTATGTGTATGCAAATAGCGTATTTATGGTACCAAGTGATGGTACAGGCAAGAAATATCCCGTTCAGCCCGGTCAAAGTATCATTATTGCGGCGACAGCAGTAGATCATACCGCATCTTATGCTGACAACAGCAATACAAATGTAAATATTACCGATCCAAACCTGACCGTCAATCTATCCAAAGCAGACTTCGAGACCAATCTGGTCGCTTATCTGGGTGGCACTCCATACAAATATGATATTGATAACCCCAATGTTCCAAATATGGATGTCACTTACTTTATTTCGGGCAATGAGATGATATTAAAGGCCAACGGACGCGATGCCTTCATCCTATTTAAAGCCAATCAAAATTTACCAGCGGTAAAATCGCTACCTACCGTAGCCACACCTGATCAACGCGAGATTACCGCCGCAACAAAGAAACTACTTCAGATTCCGGTCAGCTATATCGATGATGCTGTAGAGGTCATGCATCCAACAGAAAGTCAGCGTATACCGAAACGTCTACCTGCCGCGCTGGATGCGGTGCGTACTTTTGTACCAGCCGGACAATATTCCAGCCAGTCACTCGTACGTAAAACTTTAAAAACTGTCAATGGTCGCCGTATCTTAAAAGATACCAATAACTCCAGTGAAGACTTTGGTTACCTGAACAAAGCCGACGCATCCAAATCGGGGAGTTCATTTATTGATTAA
- a CDS encoding carboxypeptidase-like regulatory domain-containing protein, with protein sequence MKKELMVSVFCSMAVMVNAQERFYGTVKDEQGLPLPFASVTSLTTNISYMTDRSGNFDFDVQTHDSIRIKVAYLGKQTLNRSYTTKQSKERQTIVLRELSLTLDEVNILPDVNNNGHSNSSIHIDKQAIDQLQAFSLVDVMNALPGKKTLPLDLNSLSTLTLRGGGLSNPVFDLNNSQGIAIVIDDMRISNDANLQTRGLARGGLNGSTLTSNGYRDSYFGNQNAKSYDTPFQGIDLRDIPVNNIEKIEVIQGIAPARYGEVTNGAVIIDRQAGKSPYVASFNINGGSTNSSLSKGFLLSPKWGALNSSTNWTYSNADPKDKVKSFHRYTQSLMWTNVFGKIKNTLSLDYSGRNDNSRQDPDDATLRTSKFTNNTFSLNNRMGIQIGKQWMKNLQVNSSISLGKQKSYASYAVNRGLTPIAYLDTTGIYEGKYVYLSTMTEELIIGKPVNASVNLSANGYVQLGSVSHNLSYGTRFNYSNNGGQGVVSDPERPRLVGYNQQNLRPYSFEHIPSAKNWSLYLEDQFDLTLGRRIVSNNLGVRYDVQNGYGTVQPRFNSRLQWNQRWTFTGALGIATKAPSLAQLYPGPTFIDYDLITASAGGIDPSLYLLYTDKIQIDNSRIKPSKSFQVEFGVERKSLWVNSSMYAYYKKNSDGFYAMNNLRRYELPQYTVWLNQTTNKFEYASTGETLVTGGFIDHQLTNGLASESYGFEWYLSTPKIPVIATSFSLNTSYNYTKAKSALNDAFTPETKTYLNDNRYIKTLYYEPLLLSTKSLMSKLNTVTHFSRIGFVINLSLDINIMGENQTLSSQDPIAYLDDNIRYYTLTADEAKGAPFNTLVKQTKDSKTENTPFVYTTMNMGFEKEIRKNFRINMRVYNLLDLRPYRLITLDNGVERIFNPNTKPSLTIGTTIKF encoded by the coding sequence ATGAAAAAAGAATTAATGGTATCTGTTTTTTGCAGCATGGCTGTTATGGTCAATGCTCAAGAGCGGTTTTATGGAACGGTAAAAGATGAGCAAGGACTACCTTTACCCTTTGCATCGGTCACTTCCCTAACTACTAATATCAGCTACATGACCGATCGTTCGGGAAATTTTGATTTTGACGTTCAAACCCATGATTCCATTCGTATTAAAGTAGCCTATCTTGGAAAACAGACCCTCAATCGCTCCTATACTACAAAACAATCAAAAGAGCGTCAGACTATTGTTCTCCGCGAACTATCTCTGACCTTGGACGAAGTCAATATTTTACCCGATGTAAATAATAATGGTCATTCCAATTCGTCCATTCATATTGACAAGCAGGCGATCGATCAGCTGCAGGCTTTCAGTCTGGTAGACGTCATGAATGCCTTACCCGGAAAAAAAACATTACCTCTAGACCTCAATAGTCTATCGACACTCACCTTACGTGGCGGAGGACTTTCCAATCCTGTGTTTGACTTAAATAATTCACAGGGGATCGCCATTGTCATTGATGATATGCGAATTTCCAATGATGCCAATCTACAGACCAGAGGACTTGCGCGCGGCGGCCTTAATGGGAGTACCCTTACCTCAAATGGGTATCGCGACAGCTATTTTGGCAACCAGAACGCAAAGAGCTACGATACTCCTTTTCAGGGTATAGACTTGCGTGATATACCCGTTAACAATATTGAAAAAATAGAGGTCATTCAAGGTATTGCTCCTGCTCGGTATGGCGAAGTAACCAATGGTGCTGTCATTATAGATCGACAGGCCGGAAAGAGTCCTTATGTTGCCAGTTTTAATATCAATGGAGGCTCTACCAACAGTTCGCTCAGTAAGGGGTTTTTATTATCACCCAAATGGGGAGCACTAAATTCCAGCACCAACTGGACCTACAGTAACGCCGATCCGAAAGATAAAGTCAAGTCTTTTCATCGCTACACACAAAGTTTAATGTGGACCAATGTTTTTGGAAAGATTAAAAATACGCTTTCACTGGATTATTCGGGCCGTAACGACAACAGCCGCCAGGACCCCGATGATGCAACACTCAGAACCTCCAAATTTACCAACAATACATTTTCACTGAACAACCGTATGGGGATCCAAATCGGTAAACAATGGATGAAAAATTTGCAGGTCAACAGCAGTATTTCTTTGGGTAAACAAAAATCTTATGCCAGCTACGCGGTTAACCGAGGTCTTACACCCATTGCCTATTTAGATACCACAGGTATTTATGAAGGTAAGTATGTGTACCTATCAACAATGACGGAAGAATTGATCATCGGAAAGCCCGTTAATGCATCAGTCAACCTTTCTGCAAATGGCTATGTACAGTTAGGGTCTGTTAGTCACAACTTGAGCTATGGTACGCGTTTTAATTATTCGAATAATGGTGGACAAGGTGTAGTTTCTGACCCCGAGCGCCCTAGATTGGTCGGTTACAATCAACAGAATTTGCGCCCCTATTCCTTTGAGCATATTCCATCGGCCAAAAACTGGAGTCTCTACCTCGAAGATCAGTTTGACCTGACATTGGGTCGCCGCATCGTTTCCAACAATCTTGGTGTACGTTATGATGTACAAAATGGCTACGGTACCGTTCAGCCCCGTTTCAATTCGCGACTGCAATGGAACCAGCGATGGACATTTACAGGAGCGCTGGGCATTGCGACCAAAGCACCTTCTCTCGCCCAGTTATATCCCGGACCTACTTTTATTGATTATGACCTGATCACCGCAAGTGCCGGTGGTATTGATCCTTCGTTGTATCTTTTATACACGGATAAAATACAGATCGACAATAGCAGAATCAAACCATCCAAATCATTTCAGGTGGAATTTGGTGTAGAGCGCAAAAGTCTCTGGGTCAATTCATCCATGTATGCGTATTACAAGAAAAACAGTGACGGTTTCTATGCGATGAACAACTTGCGCCGATATGAGCTGCCCCAATATACGGTCTGGTTAAATCAAACAACAAATAAATTCGAATATGCTTCAACAGGAGAAACGCTTGTTACCGGAGGTTTCATTGACCATCAATTGACCAATGGGTTAGCCTCGGAAAGCTACGGTTTTGAATGGTATCTATCTACCCCTAAAATTCCCGTTATAGCAACCTCATTTTCCCTCAATACTTCATACAATTATACAAAAGCGAAAAGTGCGCTTAACGATGCTTTTACTCCCGAAACAAAAACTTATCTGAATGATAACCGCTATATCAAAACGCTCTACTATGAACCATTGCTGCTATCGACAAAATCGTTGATGTCAAAATTGAACACCGTAACACATTTTTCGCGCATTGGATTTGTCATCAACCTTTCTTTGGATATCAATATTATGGGTGAAAACCAGACCCTGAGCAGCCAGGATCCGATAGCCTATCTTGATGACAACATCAGATACTATACCCTCACCGCAGATGAGGCAAAGGGAGCTCCATTCAATACACTTGTCAAACAGACCAAAGACAGTAAAACAGAAAATACACCGTTTGTTTATACGACGATGAATATGGGTTTTGAGAAGGAGATCCGAAAAAACTTCAGGATCAATATGCGCGTCTACAATCTTTTGGACCTGCGGCCATATAGGCTTATCACACTTGATAATGGTGTCGAGCGGATATTCAATCCCAATACTAAACCCAGCTTAACCATAGGAACAACAATAAAATTTTAA
- a CDS encoding DUF4998 domain-containing protein, producing the protein MKTQLIKIIGKSMLLGVALLHLFSCSKSDDYKKYLQDGEKSYTGKIDSIKVYSGKERVYITGLFMADPKIERLKVYWDNRQDSAELNINRTPGVDTLKLSLPIREGVHNFEFITFDGQGNKSLSVFKTGISYGERYGSGLLNRPYYTTGYFAGDQNTTITWGGIDLTSGATFTEVEYTNTAGKLVIQRDSIHISESILKNYLPGKPYRYRTLFIPDTLSVDTFYTNYVTEILPKEIYFKNMNFPFQTSAMAGSRWGTPADWQLNDAAKNFKHTDNNFYGGIEIRSNQACLSFEAGWWQWATPSPNLAPIVNGKMYQTTNLQPGKYRFTITKLDKGAAGTVHLVAAKGTQLPDQANLAAASLAYKVISGTEAILEFNLSEASAVTIGLLGNMPGTASDGSYIKITGNMTFEVLP; encoded by the coding sequence ATGAAAACACAACTCATTAAAATAATAGGTAAGAGCATGTTGCTTGGCGTCGCGCTACTTCATCTTTTCAGCTGCTCAAAAAGTGATGATTATAAAAAATATCTACAAGATGGAGAAAAAAGCTATACTGGAAAAATAGATTCGATAAAAGTTTATTCTGGAAAAGAAAGAGTATATATCACCGGTCTATTTATGGCTGATCCGAAAATCGAACGATTAAAAGTCTATTGGGACAATCGACAGGACTCCGCCGAGCTTAATATCAATAGAACGCCAGGAGTGGATACGTTAAAGTTATCTCTACCCATCCGAGAAGGGGTACATAATTTTGAATTTATCACTTTTGATGGACAAGGAAACAAATCACTCAGCGTTTTTAAAACAGGAATTTCCTATGGCGAAAGGTATGGATCTGGCTTACTCAATCGCCCTTACTACACGACAGGATATTTTGCTGGCGATCAAAACACCACCATTACTTGGGGCGGTATCGATTTGACCAGTGGAGCAACATTTACAGAAGTCGAGTACACCAATACTGCAGGAAAGCTGGTCATACAACGTGATTCGATCCATATCAGTGAAAGCATATTAAAAAACTATCTTCCTGGAAAACCATACCGTTATCGTACCCTGTTTATCCCCGATACCTTAAGTGTCGATACATTTTACACGAACTATGTCACAGAGATATTGCCCAAAGAGATTTACTTCAAAAATATGAATTTCCCGTTCCAAACTTCTGCCATGGCAGGCAGCAGATGGGGAACTCCAGCAGATTGGCAATTGAATGATGCCGCAAAAAACTTTAAACATACCGACAATAACTTCTATGGTGGAATAGAGATCCGCTCCAACCAGGCCTGTTTATCGTTCGAAGCAGGATGGTGGCAGTGGGCTACACCATCGCCAAACTTAGCTCCGATTGTCAATGGAAAAATGTATCAAACAACCAACCTTCAACCTGGAAAATATCGGTTTACCATTACTAAACTGGACAAAGGAGCTGCCGGAACAGTCCATTTAGTTGCTGCTAAGGGAACCCAATTACCTGACCAGGCTAATTTAGCAGCTGCAAGTTTAGCTTATAAAGTTATTTCAGGAACCGAGGCCATACTGGAATTTAATTTATCTGAAGCAAGTGCCGTCACCATCGGACTGTTGGGTAACATGCCTGGAACAGCGAGTGATGGATCATATATCAAGATCACAGGTAATATGACTTTTGAAGTTTTACCATAA
- a CDS encoding DUF5000 domain-containing lipoprotein, with the protein MNQTKLYIFTLLMLIAALSSCKEEFKTAQVTNATAPQPVSNVQVENLPGAARLHYTLPKDQDLLYVRATYTLASGQEMEVKSSYYNNSLLVEGFADMKPHDIKLSTVNRSEISSTPVTIPVTPLENPIWDTFRSLEAIGAFGGIRITADNEEEKNLTIMVMVDSLGEWVPSVDNIYTSTKQINRTIRGFAPNPKQFAITIRDKYMNFTDTMVTTITPLFETALPKSRYNAISLPTDAKQQYASTGLSKMWDNDIINWPNISLTDVTINGPQWITFDTGTLAKMSRIVIWNYPEYTNNGRMYYYGGNVKTFEIWGSDNPPSDGSWNNWKLLGNFESKKPSGLPMGQQTDEDYQLANSGLSFDFDVSAPKVRYLRIKTSKNWQGSSFMAIAEVQVYGDPR; encoded by the coding sequence ATGAATCAAACAAAACTGTATATATTCACATTACTCATGCTGATAGCAGCATTGAGTAGTTGCAAGGAGGAGTTTAAGACTGCTCAGGTAACCAATGCTACTGCTCCACAACCTGTAAGCAATGTCCAGGTCGAAAATTTACCGGGAGCAGCCCGTCTCCATTACACACTTCCCAAAGATCAGGATCTGCTTTATGTACGCGCGACATACACTTTGGCATCTGGTCAAGAAATGGAGGTAAAATCATCCTATTACAACAACTCGTTGCTTGTAGAAGGATTTGCGGATATGAAACCTCATGATATTAAACTCTCTACCGTAAACCGCAGCGAAATTAGCTCAACACCGGTAACCATCCCGGTCACTCCATTGGAAAATCCGATCTGGGATACTTTTCGAAGTTTAGAAGCAATTGGAGCCTTCGGCGGAATACGGATCACTGCAGATAATGAAGAGGAAAAAAATCTGACCATTATGGTCATGGTGGATTCCTTAGGCGAGTGGGTTCCATCTGTAGACAATATTTATACATCGACAAAACAGATCAATAGAACCATTCGCGGATTTGCCCCTAATCCGAAACAATTTGCGATCACCATACGCGATAAGTACATGAATTTTACGGATACCATGGTGACCACCATTACACCCCTATTCGAAACTGCATTGCCAAAATCCCGTTATAATGCCATTAGTTTACCTACTGATGCTAAACAACAATATGCGTCGACAGGATTATCAAAAATGTGGGATAACGACATCATCAATTGGCCCAATATCTCACTCACTGACGTCACGATCAATGGTCCGCAATGGATCACTTTTGATACAGGAACTTTAGCCAAAATGAGTCGGATCGTCATCTGGAATTATCCGGAATACACCAATAATGGCCGGATGTATTACTATGGTGGAAATGTAAAAACTTTCGAAATCTGGGGTTCAGACAATCCTCCTTCAGATGGCAGTTGGAATAATTGGAAACTACTCGGAAACTTTGAAAGCAAAAAGCCTTCTGGATTACCGATGGGCCAGCAGACCGATGAAGACTACCAACTCGCCAATTCGGGACTTAGTTTCGATTTTGATGTCAGTGCTCCAAAGGTGCGCTATCTCCGCATAAAAACTTCAAAAAACTGGCAAGGTTCTTCATTTATGGCAATCGCAGAAGTTCAGGTATATGGAGACCCACGCTAA
- a CDS encoding RagB/SusD family nutrient uptake outer membrane protein: MKNLKIKKIKRYLIYLSVSTIGFSACADYIDVVPDNVATIDNAFSLRNEAEKFLFTCYAWLPNNADAQSNTGFLAGDEVWIPVAQREIYPANNWRIARGGQNVNAPLVDTWRSGMWTAIRDCNIFLENVSNTSKVPDLSSEDRSRWIGEVMFLKAYYHYILMRQYGPIPLARTNTPLDANQQEVRVTQRPVDEVVNYIVSLLDSASNSAVPLIIPDQASELGRVTKPIIQAVKAEVLLTAASPLFNGNSDFQAVRNKDGEPLFNPVYDASKWTRAAEAAKAAITAAESAGTTFFPFRKTEYGQFKMSDETAQILGINLGFNERWSSEHIWANPNYQAWNIQRDAMPLLTIDAVVGTARQHLSAPIKIAEMFYTKNGVPINEDKTLDFTNRFTLRTAKNEERFHIKEGYTTARLNYDRESRFYASLGFDGGIWFKFDTKSLSDEDTYYVQAKLNQPAGANNHGWINETGYFLKKLVNWEQAFASSGVSYKSYPWPTIRLSDIYLMYAEALNEANGPSTEVYTYLDRIRERAGLAGIVESWSSFSTNPSKPNTKDGLREIIQRERMIELVFEGKRYWDLRRWKLAVNYFNQNITGWSVNQEVTSDYYRLRTLYAQTFVAPRDYFWPIAQGELTVNPSLMQNLGW, translated from the coding sequence ATGAAAAATTTAAAGATAAAAAAGATAAAACGCTACCTCATTTATCTATCCGTTAGTACCATCGGTTTTTCCGCATGTGCAGATTATATTGATGTCGTTCCCGACAATGTCGCGACTATAGACAATGCATTTTCATTGCGTAACGAAGCTGAAAAATTCTTATTTACCTGCTATGCATGGCTACCCAACAATGCCGATGCGCAGAGCAATACCGGTTTTTTAGCAGGCGATGAAGTATGGATTCCTGTCGCGCAACGCGAGATCTATCCAGCCAATAATTGGCGGATTGCACGCGGAGGACAAAATGTAAATGCCCCATTAGTAGATACCTGGCGCAGCGGCATGTGGACCGCTATCCGTGATTGCAATATCTTTTTAGAAAATGTTTCTAACACATCGAAAGTACCCGATTTATCCAGTGAAGATCGTTCGAGATGGATTGGAGAAGTCATGTTTTTAAAAGCCTACTACCACTATATCTTGATGCGCCAATATGGCCCAATACCCTTGGCACGTACCAATACTCCTTTGGATGCAAACCAGCAAGAAGTTCGGGTAACACAACGACCTGTCGACGAAGTCGTGAACTACATCGTATCGTTATTAGATTCGGCTTCAAACAGTGCTGTTCCCTTGATCATTCCAGATCAGGCATCTGAATTAGGCCGGGTCACTAAGCCCATTATTCAAGCGGTAAAAGCAGAAGTTTTGTTAACCGCTGCCAGTCCCTTATTCAATGGTAATTCAGATTTTCAGGCGGTCCGCAACAAGGATGGAGAACCTCTTTTTAATCCCGTATATGATGCCTCCAAATGGACACGTGCCGCTGAAGCGGCCAAAGCCGCAATTACAGCAGCAGAATCAGCCGGCACCACATTTTTCCCATTTCGCAAAACGGAATATGGACAATTTAAGATGAGTGATGAAACCGCACAAATATTAGGTATAAACTTAGGTTTCAATGAGCGCTGGTCCTCTGAGCACATCTGGGCAAATCCTAATTATCAAGCTTGGAATATCCAGCGTGATGCCATGCCATTACTCACCATTGATGCTGTAGTAGGTACTGCAAGACAGCATTTAAGTGCCCCGATCAAAATTGCCGAAATGTTTTACACCAAAAATGGCGTACCCATCAATGAAGATAAAACCTTAGACTTTACCAACAGGTTTACCTTAAGAACAGCTAAGAATGAAGAACGCTTTCATATTAAAGAAGGTTATACGACAGCTCGGTTAAATTATGACCGTGAATCACGATTTTATGCATCATTAGGTTTTGATGGCGGTATCTGGTTTAAATTTGACACCAAGAGCTTATCCGATGAAGACACCTATTATGTACAGGCAAAACTCAATCAACCTGCAGGCGCAAATAATCATGGATGGATCAATGAAACAGGGTATTTCTTAAAAAAACTGGTCAATTGGGAACAGGCTTTTGCCAGCAGTGGCGTGAGTTACAAATCATACCCTTGGCCAACGATCCGTTTGAGTGATATCTACCTGATGTATGCCGAGGCCTTAAATGAAGCCAATGGACCATCTACAGAAGTCTACACATATCTGGACCGCATCCGTGAACGTGCAGGATTGGCCGGTATCGTCGAATCCTGGAGTTCATTTTCAACCAATCCCAGCAAACCAAATACGAAAGATGGTCTACGCGAAATCATTCAGCGTGAACGCATGATCGAATTGGTATTTGAAGGAAAGCGCTATTGGGATCTCCGCCGTTGGAAATTGGCGGTTAATTATTTCAACCAAAATATCACGGGATGGAGTGTTAACCAAGAAGTGACCAGTGATTACTACCGCTTACGCACGCTGTATGCACAAACATTCGTTGCACCACGTGATTACTTTTGGCCGATCGCACAAGGAGAATTAACCGTAAACCCTTCACTGATGCAAAATTTGGGTTGGTAG